The Deinococcus humi genome includes a window with the following:
- a CDS encoding CCA tRNA nucleotidyltransferase, giving the protein MTPLATHLWEQLLAEDRQWLRALARQAGPRARVALVGGAVRDAFLGYAPLDLDVVAEGAHVETLARASGLPVLFHPAFQNATVTLPDGRNADLVRARRETYPVAGQNPLPHPGTLEDDLRRRDFAVNALALLIGPDSELTLLDEMNGLSELEARVLRPLHPRSFHEDASRLVRGARLAARLGFAADPELLRQVPDALAMAARTPRLWVELKLLLSEARPGAAARKLEEWGAGELLPGVEWLQGLDTLQDAGQPVSPQLYAAAALHAAADPVPLAEQLGLGDRPAALLTRALSDTYFPDGTPERVLRGLLRPDAPVPLTGRDVLAMGVPPGHAVGEALAHLARLRQEGQIHSREEEQAALQKYLEADRH; this is encoded by the coding sequence ATGACTCCTCTTGCCACACATCTCTGGGAGCAGCTGCTGGCCGAAGACCGTCAGTGGCTGCGGGCGCTGGCGCGTCAGGCGGGGCCGCGCGCCCGTGTGGCGCTGGTGGGCGGCGCCGTGCGGGACGCCTTTCTGGGTTACGCTCCCCTCGACCTGGACGTCGTGGCTGAGGGCGCACACGTGGAGACGCTGGCGCGCGCCTCCGGGCTGCCCGTCCTCTTTCATCCGGCCTTTCAGAACGCCACCGTGACCCTGCCGGATGGCCGCAACGCGGATCTGGTCCGCGCGCGCCGCGAAACCTACCCGGTGGCGGGGCAGAACCCACTGCCCCACCCCGGCACGCTGGAAGACGACCTGCGGCGGCGCGATTTCGCGGTCAATGCCCTGGCCCTGCTGATCGGCCCCGACAGTGAACTGACCCTGCTGGACGAGATGAACGGTCTGAGTGAGCTGGAGGCCCGGGTGCTGCGGCCCCTGCACCCCCGTTCCTTCCACGAGGACGCCAGCCGACTGGTCCGCGGAGCACGGCTGGCAGCGCGGCTGGGTTTTGCGGCGGATCCGGAACTACTGCGGCAGGTACCGGACGCGCTGGCGATGGCCGCGCGGACACCCCGGCTGTGGGTCGAACTCAAGCTGCTGCTGTCGGAAGCCCGCCCTGGCGCAGCGGCGCGCAAGCTGGAGGAATGGGGCGCCGGGGAACTGCTGCCTGGCGTGGAATGGCTGCAAGGGTTGGACACCCTCCAGGACGCCGGGCAGCCCGTTTCACCGCAGCTGTACGCCGCCGCTGCACTGCACGCCGCCGCTGACCCAGTGCCGCTGGCCGAACAGTTGGGCCTGGGCGACCGCCCTGCCGCCCTGCTGACCCGCGCGCTCTCGGACACCTATTTTCCGGACGGCACTCCAGAAAGGGTCCTGCGCGGCCTGCTACGTCCGGACGCCCCGGTGCCGCTGACCGGGCGCGACGTACTGGCGATGGGCGTGCCGCCGGGGCACGCGGTGGGTGAGGCGCTCGCCCACCTGGCGCGGCTGCGACAGGAGGGGCAGATTCACAGCCGGGAGGAGGAACAGGCGGCCCTGCAAAAGTACCTGGAAGCCGACAGGCATTGA
- a CDS encoding S1C family serine protease, with protein MNVKRTTPALLLLGSLAVGLAGCDTGPRQSMGTQATSQTATTPSEPAQTASTQASPEQTAATDAASTTESADTAPDALGLEAGARLQSEQNTIEVVQRFEPGLVYISTEQQVTAQDPFGMMGGNTQVQRGVGSGFFVNDAGDILTNYHVVAGEGGQGNASKITVRVMNQDKAVEAQVIGYAPQYDLALIRADGLDKSLIRPIPLGDSDALKVGQKAIAMGAPFGLDFSVSEGIVSSTARQIPIGFSAGGEGITQKAIQTDAAINPGNSGGPLLNSAGEVIGINTQILSPAGQASGVGQSAGVGFAIPINAARNLLPRLQAAEGGEVSLPRIGISVGLVVQGPQGPAALGLGTLSPQGKQQLGLPDTGLVVGQVQPGTPAAEAGLKGGTRVERFQGGAISLGGDIITAADGQPVDALEDLQAALIDKKEGDTVNLSVLRGGKTQDVKLTLDASAFQ; from the coding sequence ATGAACGTCAAGCGAACCACTCCCGCTCTGCTGCTCCTGGGCAGCCTCGCCGTGGGGCTGGCCGGGTGCGATACGGGACCGCGGCAGTCCATGGGCACGCAGGCCACCAGCCAGACCGCCACCACACCGTCGGAGCCAGCCCAGACGGCCTCCACACAGGCCAGTCCGGAACAGACGGCAGCCACAGACGCCGCTTCCACCACTGAGAGCGCCGACACCGCCCCCGACGCGCTGGGGCTGGAGGCGGGCGCGCGGCTGCAATCCGAGCAGAACACCATTGAGGTGGTGCAGCGCTTCGAGCCGGGTCTGGTGTACATCAGTACCGAGCAGCAGGTGACGGCGCAGGACCCCTTCGGGATGATGGGCGGCAACACACAGGTGCAGCGGGGGGTGGGCAGCGGCTTTTTTGTCAATGACGCCGGGGACATCCTGACCAATTACCACGTTGTGGCGGGCGAGGGGGGCCAGGGCAACGCCAGCAAGATCACCGTCCGGGTGATGAATCAGGACAAGGCCGTTGAAGCCCAGGTAATCGGCTACGCCCCGCAGTACGATCTGGCGCTGATCCGCGCCGACGGCCTGGACAAGTCGCTGATCCGGCCTATTCCGCTGGGGGACAGCGACGCCCTGAAAGTGGGCCAGAAAGCCATCGCGATGGGCGCTCCGTTTGGTCTGGATTTCAGTGTGTCGGAGGGCATTGTGAGCAGCACCGCCCGCCAGATCCCCATTGGGTTCTCGGCGGGCGGCGAGGGCATCACGCAAAAGGCCATTCAGACCGACGCGGCCATCAATCCCGGCAACTCCGGCGGGCCACTGCTGAACAGCGCCGGCGAGGTCATTGGCATCAATACCCAGATCCTTTCGCCAGCCGGTCAGGCCAGCGGTGTGGGGCAGAGCGCGGGCGTGGGCTTCGCCATCCCCATCAATGCGGCCAGGAATCTGCTGCCGCGCCTGCAGGCGGCGGAGGGCGGCGAGGTCAGCCTGCCGCGGATCGGCATTAGCGTCGGACTGGTGGTGCAGGGGCCGCAGGGACCCGCCGCGCTGGGTCTGGGGACGCTGAGCCCTCAGGGCAAACAGCAGCTGGGTCTGCCCGACACCGGCCTCGTGGTGGGCCAGGTTCAGCCCGGCACGCCTGCCGCCGAGGCCGGCCTGAAGGGCGGCACCCGCGTCGAGCGCTTCCAGGGCGGCGCGATCAGCCTGGGCGGCGACATCATCACCGCCGCCGACGGCCAGCCGGTGGACGCGCTGGAAGACCTTCAAGCCGCCCTGATCGACAAGAAGGAGGGCGACACCGTCAACCTGAGCGTGCTGCGCGGCGGCAAGACGCAGGACGTGAAGCTCACGCTGGACGCCTCGGCCTTCCAGTGA